The following is a genomic window from Myxocyprinus asiaticus isolate MX2 ecotype Aquarium Trade chromosome 38, UBuf_Myxa_2, whole genome shotgun sequence.
ttattcatttcttttgattttggagcaaaatagGACCAGATTGCAAGATAATTACCCATCTGAGCATCACTGCCgtattttaatcataaaactGCATGATTTAAAAGAATATTGAGAGGAACATTTGAAAATGACACAATATTCACCCAAACTTGCGAGCAATAAAACAGCAAGACAAAAGGAGTCAGAAAAAGATCAAATACAGAATAAATGCAGTGTTGATAACAATGTGAGActattaataagaataacaaatgGCTATTGGACTGAATACTATAAATGTATGAAAAATTATCTCACCTGTAAAGGTGTCGTCGAAGACACACCAGCGAGGGAAACAGTAAGTTCAATGACTCTGTAGAAACTATTTATTACTCAAACCGCGACGCTGCCAATAGCGCTCACTTCCTCACAGTGCGAGCCCGTTTCTTGACATTTCATTGGACAGATGCGAGATCTGGTCATGGCGTTACAGATAGATGTAGCGGAATCCCTTAAAGAAACATTGTAATTTTTGTATTGCTTTATCCACGTTAATCGGGTTACATATGTGTGTTAGGCATGGATATCGTTGTGAttctaacatttaaaaataaaataaaagttattgcAGGAAATGACCAACGAATATGACGTCGTCATCAGAAAGCGACATATCAACGGTCTGTGTGCAATATAATTACTTTTGCGGAGAGCCTCTAAAGAGCTTTTATGATAAGAGTGCATTACGGCACAGTAATACATAACACATCACCTAGTTACGATTCAGTGTTTCAAACTAAGTTTGATATTTGTGTGCCTTTGAACAGTCCAGATGGATAGTGAGGTGCAGCGAGATGGAAGAGTTCTTGATCTCACAGATGATGCCTGGAGAGAAGACAGGCTGCCATATGAGGATGTGACAATCCCACTGGTAAATCAGTTTATTTGTTAAATCACTGCTTATAACCTGACGTCATCGTAGGGCAAAATTGTTCCTGGGACGTTTGGCTGTAGAACCATTGCATGAAAAGTCTGTACAGTAGTCTTTATACAAAGGCAAGATTACGCgacccatttgtcactgaataatgtctcttttaataccctttctgttctttacaacaacaacaacaacaacagcaataaaaataaacatttaattctaatcacgcatagcacaGATGAAATAAATCCATTCGAGTCTCCcttgttaacatgcgctcatttaaagatgctgtttacagaaatgcaggattcctttaaagagacagtaccggtttttagtgatgaacaaatcaatgtaaatacctgtaaatagtacaaattatgaaattaaataatacagatgtacaaattataatatatgcaatataatattatacttattgattaaatacattgatttgttcatttttaaaaagctaaaatgtgaccaaaatgatgaaaaacgaataaaatataattagtaacattaatattttcatattgtacctagttagaaggtcccctgtataattcacgGAATTATCTGggagaaaatgtatttcatatttaagcaaaatggacattataactgaaatatacaaaTATGAATCGATATTGCATCGAAAtttaatcaagagcttgtgaattggaatcgaatcgggaaatctgtatcgatacccagccctaatagtcATGGCAATATTCCACAGATTACAACAGGTTCTTTATAAATTGTGTTTTACCAAT
Proteins encoded in this region:
- the anapc13 gene encoding anaphase-promoting complex subunit 13 isoform X2 — protein: MTNEYDVVIRKRHINVQMDSEVQRDGRVLDLTDDAWREDRLPYEDVTIPLSELPEAEQDNGGSTESVKEQEMKWSDLALQSLHENTSSLGS